DNA sequence from the Sulfurimonas sp. HSL3-7 genome:
TCGCCATCGTCATAGGCGGCTCAAAATTTGTCAGGGATGAGAAGCGTTAAGCAGAGGCAAACTGCTTTGCCTCTGTAGCTTCGGAACCGGAGCCGATGTGCCGTAGGCACCGGCGAAGGCTAAAAAGCGTTAAGCAGAGGCAAACTGCTTTGCCTCTGTAGCTTCGGAACCGGAGCCGATGTGCCGTAGGCACCGGCGAAGGCTAAAAAGCGTTAAGCAGAGGCAAACTGCTTTGCCTCTGTAGCTTCGGAACCGGAGCCGATGTGCCGTAGGCTAAAATAACGTCAAGCAAGGCAAAAATCTAAGGTATACTGTTTTCGGCTAAACAGGCCTGAAACACCAAAGGACCTCAATGGCATTCGTGCTCGAACTAAAGACCGCATCGTCACAACCCTATATTAAAAACTATGTCATCAGCATTGTGCGCGAGTTCGGTATCAACGCGCTTGTGCATCAGCAAAACGGAAAGGTCATCGCTGCTTTCGCATCGGAACATCCGAAACTCCGGCAGTGTCTTGAAGCCATCGCCGAGAGGCTGCCGGCATCGTGTTTTTTAACGGGCAGCAACCATTATGAGATCGAGGGTGAACCGGACGCGTTGCCGGAATACAGACCCGAGTACCCTTTAGGACTCGGTCTCTGCCCGTCATGTCAAAAGGAGATGTTTGATCCCTCGTCACGCCGTTACTATTACCCTTTCACCTCCTGCAGCCACTGCGGCGGACAGTATGGTTTTTTCACCGCTTTTCCCTATGAACGTGCCAACACCTCATTCAGTTTTTTTCGTCCGTGCACCACGTGCGAAGAGGAGACCAAAAGAGCCGGTCTTCGCGAGCATCACCGCATCAACAGCTGTCATGAATGCGGTGTACCCGTTCGTTTGATGAACAAAGAGAATGAACGTTATGCCAATGATGCCGGCAGTTTCAGAACAATGTTCGAGGTTGCCGCGAAGGCGTTGAAAGACAACAAGCGGGTATTGGTCAAAACGACGATGGGATACAGGCTTTTTTATACGATCGATCAGGTACATAATGATTCCATTTTGATGATGATCAAGGCTGAAAATATTACAAATCATCTCTCGTTGATCGAAGCGGAGTTTAATGCCCTGCTAAGCATCGAACGGCCGATTTTGCATGTGGCCGTAAAAGACAAGACATTAAAAGAGAAGCTTGGAAATACGATTGATGTCAAATACCCGGATGACGGTTTCAGTATCCTTCTGGCAAAAGAGCTGCAGAGATTAGGCGAAGACTTTGTCGCTTATGAAGCGGCTGATGTTGATACGAAGGCGGATATTTTGATGGATTATGACCTCGAAGTAGCCGCGCAGGAAGATCTTCGGCTTTTTATCAACAAAGATTCCATGTTCTTCGCGGAAGGCGAACGTGTCAGTTTCCCCTCGAAACTTGCACCGTCGGTCAATACCTTGAGTGTTGCACACGGCCTGGTCGGTATCGTGGATGATGATGTGATGCTGTTCGACAAGATGGAGCATTTCGATTCGGTAGAGGTGGAGAGGTCGGTCGTCTTACATGGGGATGGCAGGCAATGGCATAGCAATCAGCGTGAAATGGAACAAGACGAAGCCTCATTTATGTCGGTGATCGCCGAACACCACCGTTTCGGTACAAAATGCATCGGTGTCCACTTTGATGAAGAGCCATCATTTTTGTATTATGACGGAAAAAAAGTGATCCGTTTGGTGCCGCCGAAAGCGTTCCATCCTGCCGAACTATTGGAAAATATGGCAACACTGAGAGAGGGGTCGGACCGTTTGGTCATGAACCTGAAAGATAAGATGCCGGACGTATATGCAAAACTTGAAGCGCTGCAAATGCGTGACGGCGTCACTCTCTTCGAAGCAACGGCAATCATTTTGGGACTTGAAGACGAGAGTATGCGCGGTGTTACCAAAGAGGCATTGAAGTTCATCGGAAAGGGCGGTTTGCAGATGGATACACGTGTCAAAGACAACCGTTTTGACCATACGGCATTTTTATCCAGTATAGTCAGTTATCAATTGGCAGGTGTCGATACGCCACTGTTGAGTTATTCTATCTTTGAGTCTTTCGGCGACTATTTCAGCGAACTTCTCCAGGAGATCAGAGGTAAAACGAAAGCCGAGACGATTGTTCTTTGCGGGAGCCATTTTGCCAATCAATCGCTTTTCAGCCGGATGCAGCGCAATCTAAAACAGACACCTCCGCTGATGAATATCAATTATCCTATAGGTAAGGAGAATGCCGTTGTCGGTGGCGTCTACCTTTAGAAGAACACGACTTATGGTCACAGGGATCGTACAGGGTGTGGGGTTCCGCCCTTTCGTCTATCAGCTGGCACAGCGACTGTCGCTAAGCGGCTTTGTCCTCAATGACGGCGATGGTGTGATGATCGAGATCGAAGGCGATGCGGCCGATCACAAAGCCTTTATCGACACACTGACCCAGACACCGCCCCCGCTTGCCCGTATCGATTCGATCAGCCAAGACGAGATACCCTACACGAAGGCGAGAGGTTTCTCTATCCGCCGCTCACATCAGAGCAGTGCCAGTACCATGGTCTCTCCCGATATCGCGATCTGTGACGCCTGCGCCGCCGAAATGCAAGATCCATCCAATCGCCGTTACGGTTACGCTTTCATCAACTGCACTGATTGCGGACCGCGCTACTCCATTATCAAGGCACTTCCATATGACAGGCCCAACACCTCTATGGCCCATTTTACGATGTGCAAAGCATGCGGCGGCGAATATGCGGACCCTATGGACCGGCGTTATCACGCGCAACCGATAAGCTGTTACGACTGCGGTCCGACCATTGCACTGTTAGATCTTGACGGAGCCGTCACTGCGCAAGGCAACGAGGCAATCAGTCGTGTCTGCACCCTGATATTGCAGGGCAAAACAGTCGCGATCAAGGGGCTTGGCGGTTTTCATCTGGTCTGTGATGCAAGCAGCGAGGAGGCTGTTGCGGCACTGCGACGCAATAAACGCCGGCCTTCGAAGCCGCTGGCCGTGATGTTCAAGGATATGGCGAGCCTCAAAGAGGCGGCCGATGTCACTGAAGAAGAGGAGCGGCAGATTCTCTCTAAAGAGAGGCCTATCGTTATTGCAGATAAAAGCAGCAGGTCTGCGCTTGCCCCGTCCATCGCACCAAACATAGATAGAATCGGCGTTTTTCTGGCTTACACGCCTTTACATCTGTTGCTGCTTGAAAAGCTGGACCGTCCTGTTGTTGCGACAAGTGCCAACATAAGCGATGAACCGATCATTACCGATGCAGATAGTGTACTCAAAAAACTTGACAAGGTGGTGTATGCTGTTTTGGACTATGACAGGGCGATCGTAAACGCTTGCGATGACAGTGTGGCCATGATGGCGGGCGGACAGAGACTGCTGATGCGCATGGCCCGCGGGTTTGGACCGAAAAGTCTGCCGCTTCGGCAGAAAACGCCAAAAAAGATCCTGGCGGTCGGTGCCAATCAAAAAAACAGTATTGCCCTGGCTTTTGGCGAACATCTTGTTCTTTCACCGCACATCGGAGATCTGGTTTCTCTGGAGGCTTTTGAGTATTTTGAGCGTACGCTTGAGACCTTTAAGCGGTTTTACGGATTTCAGCCGGATGTGGTGGTCTGTGACACACACCCCGGCTACGAGACAACAAAATGGGCGAAACAGCTGGCAAAAGAGAGACTGTCGGTCGAATTGATAGCGGTGCAGCACCATTATGCGCATGCATTGGCCTGCATGGCCGAGTATGAATTGCAGGAGCAGGTACTGGCCTTTTGTTTCGATGGAACGGGTTACGGTGCGGACGGCACGTTATGGGGCGGAGAAGTTCTTGTAGCCGATCCGATGCAATATGAACGCGTGAACCATATTCGTCCTTTTCGTCTGCTCGGCGGTGAAAAAGCGGTTAAAGAGCCCCGAAGAGTCGCCTTGGCGCTGTTGTTCGAATGTTTCAGCCTTGAAGAGGTGATGGCATTGGAGAATCCTGCGGTGCGCAGCTTTACCCAAGCGCAGTTAAAGACCATGCATAAAATGTGGGAGCAGGGCATAAACGCACCCTTGAGCAGTTCGGCAGGCAGGTTGTTTGATGCCGTAGCGTCGCTGAGCGGGATCGCTCAAGAACTCGGATATGAGGGTGAAAGCGGGCTACTTATAGAGGCAGCCGCTAAAAAAACCGATGGTGAAGCATTTACCTGTGTGATGGGGAATGGAGAGATCGATTGCAGACCGATGATCAAGGAGATAGTGGCGATCTCCTCAAAAAACGAGATAGCTTCCAGGTTTATCTCTATGCTGAGTGGCGTTATTTTAGAGACAGCGGAGCAGTACCCGCAATTGCCTATTGTGTTGAGCGGCGGGGTGTTTCAGAACCGTTCGCTGGTCGTTGCGGTGACAGAAGCGATGAAAGCCCGCGGCCGACGCTGTTATATACAGCAGGATACGCCGGTCAATGACGGCGGGATCGCACTGGGGCAACTCTACCATGCGCTGCATAAATCAGGGAGGAACAATGGGTAAAAGAATCGCGCTGATCGGCTCAGGAAACGCTTTTTTTAAAGATGAGGGCATCGGGCTCTATGCTGCAAAATACTTGAAAGAAAATTATGAATTTACGCCAAATATTTCGATTGTAGACGGAGGTACGCTGGGGTTTAGGCTCATGCCTTTGCTGCAGGAACATGATGAAGTGATCATCGTCAACACCGCTTCGGAAGAGGCTACTATAGCCGGCGTGATCTCGGTCAAAAGCTGTGACGACTTTCTTGAGGGCTCTTTGATCAAAAAGACAGCAAATGAAGTTGAGATCGCCGAGATGCTGCAGATCTGCGCTTTATCGGAGCATATGGCCGATACGACGATTATCAGTATTGTTCCCGAAGACATCATAAGCGTAGAGGTCGGTTTGACGGACCATCTTGTTGCGGCCTGGCCGAAGTATATCGATACAGTTTTACAGGTATTGGGAAAATGCGGTGTAGAGGCAAGGAAAAAGTCTAAGACAATGCCGTTAGAAGAGGTACTGCATACCTTCTCCTCCCCGAGCATCGAACACGGTAGAGGGTTCTGATATCACTGCGGGCGAAACAAAATGCCCGGCTTGGGAACTTTTCTCTATTGTTGAGACCGTATAGGGACTATAGCGCTCTCTTCACCTCTGTATCATCCCTCGGGTTTTCAAAGCGGGAGATGATCGTCTGCAGAGTGACCTCTTTCGCACTCTTCTTTACAACGATGTTCTCATTTTCAAGTATCGTAATGATCGCATTGATATAGGTCGGAAACCGTTCCAGCAAAAGCGGGGTAAGCCCTATATGCACGTCAACAGTTTTGGGGACAATGCCGAGAACACTTGAGTCAGGCAGAGACCTGCCGATCAGTTCAAGCATGTCGATGCACTGCATAACTCCGATCTCATGGGCACCGCCGCTGCTAAGCCCGTAGCCTGTCAGCTCATGCGAGGGAATATGATAGATGCTGCCCGGTTCATCGTCAATATCAATGGCATCAAGTATTAGAATCCGATCATACTCCATAAACACATTCAAAAGATTGATCCCTTCGACCCCGCCGTTGATGATCTCGATAGAGGGCTCGAAGGTGTAGTTCTGCTCGAGATAGGCGGTTGCATAAACGGCAATCCCGTCATCTTTTTCCAAAATATTTCCGACCCCCAAGATGCTAAAACGGCGCTGCTTCATCATCTGCTCCTAAAATAGTATTGTTGTAAAAGCGCTTTTCGGGCAGCCGCATCATGGTTGAACTTGAACTCGATCTCTTTGAGGTACAAGGGGAAATTTTCTGCGGAAACCCCCTTGTAGGTAAGGATAGCTTTTTCAAGGTAGTCCCAGAAGCGTACGATCTTATTGAGATGCTTCGAGACTTTTATAAGACGGCTTTTGCGTTTGAAACGGATAAACTCACTGGCATAGACATCTTCGAGATTGTCATCGATGAACTGTTGCCGGTACTTTTTCAGTGTCGGCATGACAATGGTGTAGAGATGCCCTTCGTAATCAAAGGTTATGAAGTTATGGGCATCGAAGATCGCTTCACTTCGCTGACGTTTGGAACGCTCAAGGTAAAAATACTCCTCATATTCACAAGGCTTATGCCGCAAGGTTTCGTACTCATCCTCGCATATCCTGGCCGAGTGTTTTCGAAACTCTTCATAATAACGATGTACCGAGACATAGGATAACCTGAGACGTTTGGATGCTTGCAGGGCGTTTTCGTTTTCGCAAAACGAATCGATGAGCGTAACGACCTTGTTGACCCGCTCCGGACTGTATTTCGCCTTGCACCGGCTGCATTTCAACATGCCGTCGTTCAGATGATAGACGTGATGGTGACAATAAATACATTCTTTATACCATTGCATGTTCTATTGTACGCTTCCCGTCATTAAATTTTGTCCCAAATATAAACAAGAAATTGGAAGTTTTAGTTTTCTTTTACAAAAAGATACTATAATTTTTTTAAAACTGAATAAACATTCACTTAAAATCCGGAGTCCGATATGGAAATAGGTTTTATTTTGATATTCTGGTACGGCGTACTGCATGCGTTCGGGCCTGACCATCTCACGGCGATCGCTGATTTTTCGATCGGAAAGTCCATGAAAAAGACGATGCTGATAACGGTTATGTTCGCGTTCGGGCACGGGTTGATGTTGTTTATTTTCGCAAAAGTGATGCAGCTTTATGCGCTTAGCGATACCATTACAGGCTACGGCGATATGATCTCTTCTACGGTGATCATCGCCATGGGCGGCTATCTGCTTTATATGGCGATGGCGGATCGTATTCAGTTGAATCGGCACGGGCATGAGGGCAAAGAACACACCCATATCTATTTTGGAAAGAGACACACGCATTCTGATGCATCGGTTTCCGCTTCTGCGTGGACAATGGGGGCGTTGATGGGCATGGGCGGTGTACGGGGCATGCTGGTTACACTGGGCATGCTTAACGGTGCCGATGTGGAGTGGACAATGGTACTGGCTTTTGTTGCCGGCGTATCGCTTGTCTTTATGGGTTTCGGTGTTATCATACTCTATCTCAACCGCCATCTTTTAACAAACCTGAAAAATATCCGCAGGACATTTGTAGCTGCCGGGGTGATCTCCATTGCAGTCGGAAGCCAAATGCTGATAGCATGAGATAGCGTTATGAAGGGGGACCCTGTTCCTTTCACGCGTAAAATAAATCAAAAAGAAGGAAGCTTTATGTGTCAAGACTGCGGCTGTTCAATTACGGATCATGTCCATACGCATGATCACAATCATGACCACGACCACTCCCACGACCATCAGGCGGCGCATGAGACGCTGCACCATAACCCCCAGCTTAATGATAAGAAGACCGTCGATGTCATCACAAAGATACTTGATAAGAACAATCACGAAGCGGCGCACAACAGGGCCCATTTCGACAGTCACGGCGTACTGGCCATAAACCTGATGAGCAGTCCGGGCAGCGGCAAGACGACCCTGCTGGAGCATATGGCTGCATTGGCACCTTTTACGTTCGGTGTTGTTGAAGGCGACCTTGAGACCAGCCGCGACGCGGAGCGCATAAAGGCAAAAGGCATTCCGGCCTTCCAGATACAGACAGGAAGCGCCTGCCATCTCGATGCGTTCATGGTGCATAAAGGCTTGCATGCTATGCCGATGGATGCGATCGATGTCTGCTTTATCGAAAATGTCGGCAACCTTGTCTGCCCGGCAAGTTACGACGTGGGTTCGCATCTCAACATCGTTTTGGTCTCCGTCCCCGAGGGGAGCGACAAGATCGAGAAATACCCGGTGATGTTCCGCCAGGCCGATCTGGTACTGATCACAAAGACGGACCTGCTGCCATACTTCGATTATGACGTCGAACATGAAAAGAGCGAGGCGCGCAAGCTCAAGCCCGGCGTCGATATCCTGGAAGTCAATATTAAAGATGAGGCCTCCGTTAAACGTGTGATCGAGTGGATCGAGTTCAAACGAAAGATGAGGGGTTGATATGTGTCTCTCCATCCCATCAAAAGTGGTCAAGATCGATAAAGAGAACAATACGGCTGTCGTAGACACTATGGGTGTCACCCGCAAAGCAGGCCTGGAGCTTATCGAGGAGGGCACAGTCGAGGTCGGCGACTATGTGCTGATCCATATCGGTTTTGTGATGAACAAGATCGATGAAGAGGATGCCCTGGAGTCCCTGAAGGTCTATAACGAGATCCTTGAAAAGATGGATGAGCAAGAACGCGAAAACCTGGTTTTGGAAGATGACAACTGCGGCACCAGAGGGTCCTGATGAGTGAACTACAGCTCAAAGACCTTTATGACGGTTTTCGCAACCCGGATACGATCCGCTCTTTGGCAAAGCAGATCGCACGGGAGGCCGAGAAGCTCGAGGCACCTTTGCGTATTATGGAGGTATGCGGAGGGCATACCCACACCATCATGAAGTACGGACTGCCGCAGCTGCTTCCCGATTCGATCTCTTTTATTCACGGTCCCGGCTGCCCTGTCTGTATTATGCCCAAAGAGCGCATCGACCACGCCATTGCCCTGGCAAAAATGGAAAACACGATCCTGGTGACGCTCGGCGATATGATCCGGGTACCCGGTTCCAAGACCTCTTTGGCTCAGGAGCGTGCGGCCGGCTATGACATACGGCCGCTCTATACACCGGCGGACGCGCTGAAGATCGCGAAAGAGAACCCCGACAAAAAAGTGATCTTCTTTGCTATAGGTTTTGAGACGACGACCCCCATGACGACGGCCGTTATAAAAGCGACGGTGGA
Encoded proteins:
- the hypF gene encoding carbamoyltransferase HypF; this translates as MVTGIVQGVGFRPFVYQLAQRLSLSGFVLNDGDGVMIEIEGDAADHKAFIDTLTQTPPPLARIDSISQDEIPYTKARGFSIRRSHQSSASTMVSPDIAICDACAAEMQDPSNRRYGYAFINCTDCGPRYSIIKALPYDRPNTSMAHFTMCKACGGEYADPMDRRYHAQPISCYDCGPTIALLDLDGAVTAQGNEAISRVCTLILQGKTVAIKGLGGFHLVCDASSEEAVAALRRNKRRPSKPLAVMFKDMASLKEAADVTEEEERQILSKERPIVIADKSSRSALAPSIAPNIDRIGVFLAYTPLHLLLLEKLDRPVVATSANISDEPIITDADSVLKKLDKVVYAVLDYDRAIVNACDDSVAMMAGGQRLLMRMARGFGPKSLPLRQKTPKKILAVGANQKNSIALAFGEHLVLSPHIGDLVSLEAFEYFERTLETFKRFYGFQPDVVVCDTHPGYETTKWAKQLAKERLSVELIAVQHHYAHALACMAEYELQEQVLAFCFDGTGYGADGTLWGGEVLVADPMQYERVNHIRPFRLLGGEKAVKEPRRVALALLFECFSLEEVMALENPAVRSFTQAQLKTMHKMWEQGINAPLSSSAGRLFDAVASLSGIAQELGYEGESGLLIEAAAKKTDGEAFTCVMGNGEIDCRPMIKEIVAISSKNEIASRFISMLSGVILETAEQYPQLPIVLSGGVFQNRSLVVAVTEAMKARGRRCYIQQDTPVNDGGIALGQLYHALHKSGRNNG
- a CDS encoding hydrogenase maturation protease codes for the protein MGKRIALIGSGNAFFKDEGIGLYAAKYLKENYEFTPNISIVDGGTLGFRLMPLLQEHDEVIIVNTASEEATIAGVISVKSCDDFLEGSLIKKTANEVEIAEMLQICALSEHMADTTIISIVPEDIISVEVGLTDHLVAAWPKYIDTVLQVLGKCGVEARKKSKTMPLEEVLHTFSSPSIEHGRGF
- a CDS encoding HyaD/HybD family hydrogenase maturation endopeptidase gives rise to the protein MMKQRRFSILGVGNILEKDDGIAVYATAYLEQNYTFEPSIEIINGGVEGINLLNVFMEYDRILILDAIDIDDEPGSIYHIPSHELTGYGLSSGGAHEIGVMQCIDMLELIGRSLPDSSVLGIVPKTVDVHIGLTPLLLERFPTYINAIITILENENIVVKKSAKEVTLQTIISRFENPRDDTEVKRAL
- a CDS encoding transposase; translated protein: MQWYKECIYCHHHVYHLNDGMLKCSRCKAKYSPERVNKVVTLIDSFCENENALQASKRLRLSYVSVHRYYEEFRKHSARICEDEYETLRHKPCEYEEYFYLERSKRQRSEAIFDAHNFITFDYEGHLYTIVMPTLKKYRQQFIDDNLEDVYASEFIRFKRKSRLIKVSKHLNKIVRFWDYLEKAILTYKGVSAENFPLYLKEIEFKFNHDAAARKALLQQYYFRSR
- the hypB gene encoding hydrogenase nickel incorporation protein HypB → MCQDCGCSITDHVHTHDHNHDHDHSHDHQAAHETLHHNPQLNDKKTVDVITKILDKNNHEAAHNRAHFDSHGVLAINLMSSPGSGKTTLLEHMAALAPFTFGVVEGDLETSRDAERIKAKGIPAFQIQTGSACHLDAFMVHKGLHAMPMDAIDVCFIENVGNLVCPASYDVGSHLNIVLVSVPEGSDKIEKYPVMFRQADLVLITKTDLLPYFDYDVEHEKSEARKLKPGVDILEVNIKDEASVKRVIEWIEFKRKMRG
- a CDS encoding HypC/HybG/HupF family hydrogenase formation chaperone, translating into MCLSIPSKVVKIDKENNTAVVDTMGVTRKAGLELIEEGTVEVGDYVLIHIGFVMNKIDEEDALESLKVYNEILEKMDEQERENLVLEDDNCGTRGS